From a region of the Acanthochromis polyacanthus isolate Apoly-LR-REF ecotype Palm Island chromosome 3, KAUST_Apoly_ChrSc, whole genome shotgun sequence genome:
- the lbx1b gene encoding transcription factor LBX1b, with amino-acid sequence MMTSKEVAKCDAVENRRRSPLDHLPPPANSNKPLTPFSIEDILNKPSVKRSYTICGTAHLISSSEKHRPSSIPLSSRALLTQTSPLCALEELASKTFKGLEVSVLQAAEGRDGMTLFGQRSTPKKRRKSRTAFTNHQIYELEKRFLYQKYLSPADRDQIAQQLGLTNAQVITWFQNRRAKLKRDLEEMKADVESAKAVGQVPLDKLAKLADLEKCANGTLGHPRAESPVRGGQQELELAQKLRTSPLSPFSDHTTSKECSEDEDVEIDVDD; translated from the exons ATGATGACATCCAAAGAAGTGGCCAAATGTGATGCAGTGGAAAACAGGAGGCGAAGTCCGCTGGACCACTTGCCGCCTCCTGCCAACTCCAACAAGCCGCTGACCCCCTTCAGCATCGAGGACATCCTGAACAAACCGTCGGTGAAACGAAGTTACACGATTTGCGGCACGGCTCATCTAATTTCGTCCTCTGAGAAGCACCGTCCGTCCAGCATCCCTCTGTCCAGCCGGGCTCTGCTCACCCAAACCTCTCCGCTCTGCGCGCTGGAGGAGCTGGCCAGCAAGACCTTCAAGGGGCTGGAAGTCAGCGTGTTACAGGCTGCGGAAG GCCGGGACGGGATGACTCTGTTCGGCCAGAGAAGCACTCCCAAGAAGCGTCGGAAGTCTCGAACGGCGTTCACCAATCACCAGATCTACGAGCTGGAGAAACGCTTCCTGTACCAGAAGTACCTGTCCCCGGCCGACCGGGATCAGATCGCTCAGCAGCTGGGCCTGACGAACGCGCAGGTCATCACGTGGTTTCAGAACCGGAGGGCCAAGCTAAAACGGGACCTGGAGGAGATGAAGGCCGACGTGGAGTCGGCCAAGGCCGTCGGCCAGGTCCCGCTGGACAAGCTCGCCAAGCTGGCGGATCTGGAGAAATGCGCAAACGGCACGCTGGGCCACCCGCGCGCCGAATCCCCCGTGCGGGGAGGCCAGCAGGAGCTCGAGCTCGCTCAGAAACTGCGGACATCGCCGCTGTCTCCATTCTCAGACCACACAACGAGCAAGGAGTGCTCGGAGGACGAGGACGTGGAGATTGATGTGGATGACTGA